One Parageobacillus sp. KH3-4 genomic region harbors:
- a CDS encoding BglG family transcription antiterminator, whose amino-acid sequence MYISARERKILDILLSNDEGMTVGELAQQLDVSNRTIHRDLKGIEHILKDYRLRLVKKAGVGIRVIGEAEKKKELALHLFHLSHKEYTPEERQVIILIALLEATEPVKLLSLANDLNVTVATISHDLDKIDQMIGKYELSLIRRRGYGVEITGSESAKRRMISELLFRHVDEHEFLSLMKESIQKKSSNTLNTVTEKLLGLVDKKKLVIIEQQIEQIKEELPFTIADSSYIALVVHLALAIERISQGESINFEQRYLETIQTTKEYKTAEKIARSLERAFRITIPMEEIGYITMHLMGAKLRDRQGYMLEEASLEVGIKAQELIRFVSAELHVDIANDYTLYEDLVIHLKPALYRIQHNMGIANPLLEKIVQDYPELFAVLEKGVKQVFPDVSVPQEEIGYLVLHFAAALLRKKKGLRALVICSSGIGTAKILATRLKKEIPDIVHMEQISVFELRNKDVTRYDLVVSTVPIDGLAQPYFVVSPMLQEEEVTSIKQFLKNRNAVSCKEDVDDAAEKSNDVIKKMASIQKTSETIFRILEGFSLQQVNSHSIKEVLAEACHQLWQKGIIRDSGKVLAELLRRERLGGLGIPETPLVLYHARSPAVLFPSFTIYRLTKCQTVKGMHDQPVDVNTILLLLAPDSASQETLSVLSHISTLVIKDEDSIALFAKGDREQVHSFLSHHLEKFFMTIFNNNVRSE is encoded by the coding sequence ATGTATATATCCGCACGGGAGCGAAAAATACTAGATATTTTGTTGTCTAATGACGAAGGAATGACGGTAGGAGAACTTGCCCAGCAACTAGATGTCAGCAACCGTACCATCCATCGGGATTTAAAAGGGATTGAGCATATTTTAAAAGATTATCGTCTGCGGCTTGTCAAAAAAGCGGGGGTCGGCATTCGCGTTATTGGGGAGGCAGAAAAGAAAAAAGAGCTGGCGCTTCATCTATTTCATTTATCTCATAAGGAATATACACCAGAGGAACGCCAAGTGATCATTCTGATTGCTTTGCTGGAAGCAACGGAGCCCGTCAAGCTATTATCGCTTGCAAACGACCTCAATGTTACCGTCGCAACCATTAGTCATGATTTAGATAAAATCGATCAAATGATAGGAAAATATGAACTTTCCTTAATCCGAAGAAGAGGATATGGAGTAGAAATTACTGGATCTGAGTCTGCAAAGCGGAGAATGATAAGTGAACTACTATTTCGTCATGTGGATGAACATGAGTTTCTTTCGTTAATGAAAGAATCTATTCAAAAAAAGTCCAGCAATACATTGAATACGGTTACAGAAAAACTTCTCGGGCTAGTTGATAAGAAAAAATTAGTCATCATTGAACAACAAATTGAACAGATCAAGGAAGAGCTTCCGTTTACGATTGCCGACAGTTCGTATATTGCGCTGGTGGTCCACCTTGCTTTAGCAATAGAGCGGATCAGCCAAGGGGAATCGATTAATTTTGAACAGCGATATTTAGAAACCATTCAGACAACCAAAGAATACAAAACCGCAGAAAAAATTGCGCGGTCGTTAGAACGAGCTTTTCGCATCACGATTCCAATGGAAGAAATCGGTTATATTACGATGCATTTAATGGGAGCGAAACTTCGCGACCGCCAAGGTTATATGCTAGAAGAGGCAAGTTTGGAAGTAGGCATCAAGGCGCAAGAGTTAATTCGGTTTGTCAGCGCTGAACTGCATGTAGATATCGCGAACGATTATACGTTATACGAAGATTTAGTTATCCATTTAAAACCAGCGCTTTATCGCATCCAGCATAACATGGGGATTGCCAATCCACTTTTGGAAAAAATTGTGCAAGATTATCCAGAACTTTTTGCGGTATTAGAAAAAGGAGTGAAACAAGTATTTCCGGATGTAAGCGTTCCACAGGAGGAAATTGGTTATTTAGTTCTCCACTTTGCGGCGGCGTTATTAAGGAAAAAGAAAGGATTGCGTGCGTTGGTGATCTGTTCGAGCGGGATCGGGACGGCAAAAATATTAGCAACAAGATTGAAAAAAGAAATTCCCGATATTGTACACATGGAACAGATCTCTGTTTTTGAATTGAGAAACAAGGATGTAACGCGATACGACTTGGTCGTTTCGACCGTCCCGATCGATGGCTTGGCACAGCCATATTTTGTTGTCAGTCCAATGCTGCAGGAAGAAGAGGTTACGTCGATTAAACAGTTTTTAAAAAACAGAAATGCGGTTTCCTGCAAAGAAGACGTAGATGACGCGGCAGAAAAATCTAATGATGTGATCAAGAAAATGGCTTCCATTCAAAAAACGAGCGAAACGATTTTCCGTATTTTGGAAGGGTTTTCATTACAACAAGTAAATAGCCATTCCATTAAAGAAGTATTAGCGGAAGCGTGTCATCAGCTATGGCAAAAAGGAATCATTCGCGATTCTGGGAAAGTTCTTGCAGAATTGTTGCGGAGAGAAAGACTAGGAGGATTGGGAATACCGGAAACGCCGCTTGTTTTGTACCATGCTCGAAGCCCTGCGGTGCTTTTTCCATCTTTCACAATTTATAGGTTGACGAAATGCCAAACAGTCAAAGGAATGCACGATCAGCCGGTGGATGTGAATACCATTTTGCTGCTGCTAGCGCCCGATTCAGCTAGTCAAGAAACGCTGTCCGTATTAAGCCATATCAGCACATTAGTCATTAAAGATGAAGATAGCATAGCATTATTCGCAAAAGGGGATCGCGAACAGGTGCATTCGTTTTTAAGCCATCATTTAGAGAAATTTTTTATGACTATCTTTAATAACAACGTAAGGAGTGAATGA
- a CDS encoding mannitol-1-phosphate 5-dehydrogenase, translated as MLAVHFGAGNIGRGFIGSLLSQSGYEVIFVDINDEVVRLLKEKQEYRVIIADENKQEQLIRNVSAVNSQTEREKVIDYITKAHLVTTAVGPHILPAIATILAEGLQKRVAINQTPLHIIACENMIGGSDVLKSHVFAMISEADKPLFEKYCGFLNCAVDRIVPNQKHAEPLSVVVEPFFEWVIEKRNIIGGIPSIQGAHFVDDLQPYIERKLFTVNTGHAIASYLGYYKKLQTIQEAMNDDEIRSDVEKALHESGAVLVKKYGWNESEHESYIQKIIQRFMNPSISDEVVRVARSPIRKLGANDRLIGPAVQYYDLFGQVPRGLVKGIAALLLFDYENDKEAVALQQTIQKSGVEEALFQYSQLEKDHPLVVAIKNQIQLL; from the coding sequence ATGTTAGCGGTTCATTTCGGAGCAGGAAATATTGGGAGAGGATTTATCGGGAGTTTGCTTTCTCAATCGGGCTATGAAGTCATATTTGTAGATATTAATGATGAAGTGGTCCGTTTATTAAAAGAAAAACAAGAGTATCGAGTGATCATTGCTGATGAAAATAAACAAGAGCAGCTGATTCGCAACGTTTCTGCCGTTAATAGCCAGACGGAACGCGAAAAGGTCATTGATTATATCACAAAGGCCCATCTTGTTACAACGGCGGTTGGACCGCATATTTTGCCAGCAATCGCCACGATTCTTGCTGAGGGATTACAAAAGAGGGTGGCGATAAATCAAACACCGCTTCATATTATTGCTTGTGAAAATATGATCGGTGGAAGTGATGTGTTAAAGAGCCATGTCTTTGCTATGATTTCCGAAGCAGATAAACCGTTGTTTGAAAAGTACTGCGGTTTTTTGAATTGTGCGGTAGACCGTATCGTTCCGAATCAAAAACACGCCGAGCCTCTTTCCGTTGTGGTTGAGCCGTTTTTTGAATGGGTGATCGAGAAACGAAATATCATCGGCGGTATTCCGTCAATTCAAGGAGCTCATTTTGTCGATGATTTACAGCCTTATATTGAGCGCAAGCTTTTTACTGTAAATACCGGGCATGCGATTGCCAGCTATTTAGGATACTACAAAAAATTACAAACGATACAAGAAGCGATGAATGATGACGAGATACGTTCGGATGTGGAAAAAGCGCTTCATGAATCTGGTGCGGTGTTAGTAAAGAAATATGGATGGAATGAGAGCGAACATGAATCCTATATTCAAAAAATCATTCAACGCTTTATGAATCCTTCTATTTCTGATGAAGTAGTCCGGGTTGCTCGTTCTCCAATCCGCAAGCTTGGAGCGAATGATCGCCTTATCGGACCGGCTGTTCAATATTATGATTTGTTCGGCCAAGTACCACGTGGTTTAGTCAAAGGAATTGCCGCGTTATTGTTGTTTGATTATGAGAACGACAAGGAAGCTGTCGCATTACAACAAACTATTCAAAAATCAGGAGTAGAAGAAGCTTTATTCCAATATTCACAATTAGAAAAAGATCATCCTCTTGTGGTGGCTATAAAAAATCAAATACAGCTTCTCTAA
- a CDS encoding PTS sugar transporter subunit IIA, with protein MSMPILQKENIVLRARVENKTEAIRLAGQILVHHGYVEDAYIDKMFEREALTSTYMGNFVAIPHGTEDAKQFVKHSGISIVQIPDGVDFGDGNIAKLLIGIAGKNNEHLDILSKIAIVCSEMENVETMIKAATEEEILRLLNEVN; from the coding sequence TTGTCAATGCCAATTTTACAGAAAGAAAATATTGTATTGCGTGCACGAGTGGAAAATAAAACGGAAGCTATTCGTTTAGCAGGTCAAATTTTGGTCCATCACGGTTATGTGGAAGATGCTTATATTGACAAAATGTTTGAGCGGGAAGCGTTAACATCCACATATATGGGGAATTTTGTCGCTATTCCACACGGTACAGAGGATGCGAAACAATTTGTCAAACATTCTGGTATTTCGATTGTCCAAATCCCTGATGGCGTTGATTTCGGGGATGGCAATATTGCAAAACTATTGATTGGAATCGCTGGAAAGAATAATGAGCATTTGGATATTCTTTCAAAAATCGCTATTGTTTGTTCGGAAATGGAAAATGTAGAGACAATGATTAAAGCGGCGACAGAAGAAGAGATTCTTCGCCTTCTAAACGAGGTGAATTAA
- a CDS encoding GntP family permease, with the protein MDLLVIILALALLMLIAYRGFSVILFAPLCALLAVILTEPSYALPFFSNIFMEKMVGFIKLYFPVFLLGAIFGKLVEMSGVASSIAKIIIQLVGAKRAILAIVLMCAILTYSGVSLFVVAFAVYPFAANLFREANIPKRLIPGTIALGSLSFTMDALPGTPQIQNVIPTSFFKTDIYAAPTLGIIGSIFIFVLGMMYLEFRRKKAEAAGEGYYGFGDPRSEMATAAEAEALPVHLPIEGTTSKARQWLAFLPLVLVGVMNKFFTVNIPKWYPNGFDFTKIGLKEFGTVELPNVVGIWSVELALVIGIIATIAYNWKGIAQGFKNGVNASIGGALLAAMNTGSEYGFGGVIAALPGFSIVREGISHTFTNPLVNGAVTTNVLAGITGSASGGMGIALSAMGEKYVEMATSYNIPLEVMHRVVAMASGGMDSLPHNGAVITLLAVTGLTHRQSYQDIFAITIIKSIACFFVIAVYSLTGLV; encoded by the coding sequence ATGGATCTTCTTGTTATTATTCTTGCTTTAGCATTGTTAATGTTAATTGCTTACAGAGGATTTTCTGTTATTCTTTTTGCACCGCTGTGTGCATTGCTGGCGGTCATTCTTACTGAACCTAGCTACGCGCTTCCGTTCTTCTCGAATATTTTTATGGAAAAGATGGTTGGTTTTATTAAACTTTATTTTCCTGTTTTCTTATTAGGGGCTATTTTTGGAAAATTGGTCGAAATGTCAGGAGTAGCATCATCGATTGCCAAAATCATTATTCAATTAGTTGGGGCCAAACGCGCCATTTTAGCTATTGTTTTAATGTGCGCCATCTTAACTTACAGCGGGGTCAGCTTGTTTGTTGTCGCGTTTGCTGTTTATCCGTTTGCTGCCAACCTTTTTCGTGAAGCGAATATTCCTAAACGGTTAATTCCCGGAACGATTGCTTTAGGTTCTTTATCGTTTACGATGGACGCTTTGCCGGGGACACCGCAAATTCAAAACGTGATTCCTACTTCTTTTTTCAAAACGGATATCTATGCTGCCCCAACATTAGGGATAATCGGTTCCATTTTCATTTTTGTTCTTGGAATGATGTATTTGGAATTTCGGCGCAAAAAAGCAGAAGCGGCTGGCGAAGGGTATTACGGGTTTGGCGATCCGCGTTCAGAAATGGCTACTGCAGCAGAAGCAGAGGCACTTCCCGTCCATTTACCTATAGAAGGGACAACAAGCAAAGCACGTCAATGGTTAGCATTTTTGCCTCTTGTTTTAGTAGGTGTGATGAATAAGTTTTTTACGGTAAATATTCCAAAGTGGTATCCTAATGGTTTTGATTTTACCAAGATCGGTTTAAAAGAATTTGGGACGGTTGAACTTCCTAATGTGGTTGGAATCTGGTCTGTCGAACTGGCGCTGGTGATCGGTATTATCGCTACGATTGCTTATAATTGGAAAGGCATCGCGCAAGGGTTTAAAAACGGTGTAAATGCCAGCATTGGCGGCGCTTTATTGGCTGCCATGAATACAGGTTCAGAGTATGGATTTGGCGGTGTCATTGCGGCGTTGCCAGGTTTTAGCATAGTTCGTGAAGGAATTTCTCACACTTTCACAAACCCGTTGGTAAATGGGGCGGTAACGACGAACGTTTTAGCGGGGATTACCGGTTCTGCTTCTGGTGGAATGGGGATTGCTCTTAGTGCTATGGGGGAAAAGTATGTGGAAATGGCAACAAGTTATAATATTCCGCTAGAAGTGATGCATCGCGTTGTGGCGATGGCTTCAGGAGGCATGGATTCCCTCCCGCATAACGGAGCAGTGATTACACTTCTTGCTGTCACAGGATTGACTCACCGCCAGTCTTATCAAGATATTTTTGCGATCACTATCATTAAGAGTATTGCTTGTTTCTTTGTGATTGCTGTGTACAGTTTAACCGGACTTGTTTAA
- a CDS encoding CoA-acylating methylmalonate-semialdehyde dehydrogenase has protein sequence MASATTVQTLKNFIGGQWVESSSGKMELVPNPATGEALAYVPISSRKELDQAVAAAKEAFKTWSKVPVPRRARILFRYQQLLVEHWEELARLVTLENGKSYDEAYGEVQRGIECVEFAAGVPTLMMGQQLPDIATGIESGMYRYPLGVVAGITPFNFPMMVPCWMFPLAIACGNAFVLKPSERTPMLANRLAELFTEAGLPEGVLNIVHGAHDVVNGILEHKDIKAVSFVGSQPVAEYVYKTAAAYGKRVQALAGAKNHSIVMPDADLDYVVTNIINAAFGSAGERCMACAVVVAVGDIADELVERLKKAADEIKIGNGLQKDVFLGPVIRQSHKERTIKYIEIGEKEGAQLVRDGRRDSAASGEGYFIGPTIFDHVKPGMTIWTDEIFAPVLSVVRARDLDEAIQIANKSEFANGACIYTDSAKAVRQFREEIDAGMLGVNVAVPAPMAFFPFSGYKNSFYGDLHANGRDGVEFYTRKKMVTARY, from the coding sequence ATGGCTTCAGCGACTACTGTACAAACATTGAAAAACTTTATAGGTGGACAATGGGTAGAATCTTCCTCAGGAAAGATGGAACTCGTTCCTAATCCGGCTACTGGAGAAGCGTTGGCTTATGTTCCGATTTCTTCACGGAAAGAATTAGATCAAGCAGTTGCGGCAGCAAAAGAAGCATTTAAAACATGGAGCAAAGTGCCTGTACCGCGCCGCGCCCGCATTCTTTTCCGCTACCAGCAGCTCCTTGTTGAGCATTGGGAAGAGTTAGCTCGCCTTGTTACATTAGAAAACGGCAAGAGCTATGATGAAGCGTACGGTGAGGTTCAACGTGGGATCGAATGCGTAGAGTTTGCTGCGGGAGTTCCTACTTTAATGATGGGGCAGCAGCTTCCAGATATCGCCACGGGAATCGAATCAGGCATGTACCGCTATCCGCTTGGCGTCGTTGCCGGAATTACGCCTTTCAATTTTCCGATGATGGTCCCATGCTGGATGTTTCCTTTGGCGATTGCCTGCGGAAATGCGTTTGTGCTGAAACCGTCTGAACGCACGCCAATGTTGGCCAACCGCTTGGCGGAACTATTTACGGAAGCCGGTCTTCCAGAAGGGGTCCTAAACATTGTTCATGGAGCGCATGATGTCGTCAATGGCATTTTAGAGCATAAAGACATTAAAGCTGTATCGTTTGTCGGCTCGCAGCCGGTAGCGGAATATGTATATAAAACGGCAGCGGCTTATGGAAAACGGGTGCAAGCTTTGGCAGGTGCGAAAAACCATTCCATTGTTATGCCAGATGCTGATTTGGACTATGTCGTTACAAATATTATTAATGCCGCGTTTGGCTCGGCAGGGGAACGCTGCATGGCGTGCGCAGTAGTAGTGGCCGTAGGCGATATTGCGGATGAGCTTGTGGAACGTTTAAAGAAAGCAGCCGATGAGATAAAAATCGGCAATGGTTTACAGAAGGATGTCTTTTTAGGTCCCGTCATTCGTCAGTCTCATAAAGAACGGACCATCAAATATATTGAAATCGGCGAAAAAGAAGGAGCGCAGCTTGTCCGTGACGGACGCCGCGATTCTGCTGCAAGCGGAGAAGGCTATTTTATCGGACCGACGATTTTTGACCATGTGAAGCCGGGCATGACGATTTGGACAGATGAAATTTTTGCGCCTGTCTTGTCGGTTGTTCGGGCTCGGGATTTAGATGAAGCCATTCAAATTGCCAACAAGTCCGAATTCGCCAATGGCGCATGCATTTACACCGACAGCGCGAAAGCAGTCCGTCAATTCCGTGAAGAAATCGATGCCGGCATGCTCGGTGTCAACGTGGCGGTTCCGGCGCCGATGGCGTTTTTCCCATTCTCCGGTTATAAAAACTCTTTCTATGGAGACCTTCATGCAAATGGCCGCGACGGCGTTGAATTTTATACGCGTAAAAAGATGGTGACGGCGAGGTATTGA
- a CDS encoding PTS mannitol transporter subunit IICB, with product MAYTTENQSSFRVKIQRFGGYLSGMIMPNIGAFIAWGIITALFIPEGWLPNEAFAKLVSPMITYLLPLLIGYTGGKMIYDVRGGVVGATATMGVIVGSEIPMFLGAMIMGPLGGYLIKKFDQLIQGKVKQGFEMLVNNFSAGIIGGLLTLIAFKGIGPVVSAISKTLAAGVEKIVDWHLLPLANIFIEPAKVLFLNNAINHGILSPLGIEQAAKTGKSILFLLETNPGPGLGILLAYWLFGKGTAKQSAPGAAIIHFLGGIHEIYFPYILMKPILILAAMAGGVSGVLTFTIFHAGLVAVPSPGSIFALLAMTPKGNYLGVLAGVFVAAAVSFFVASIFLKSAKNTEEEDITKAAEKMQQLKGKKSDVVAVLKNEEKAAPANVRKIVFACDAGMGSSAMGASILRNKVQKAGLNIEVTNTAINQLPPDADIVITHQNLTDRAKEKLPNAFHVSVENFLNSPKYDELIEMLKNKG from the coding sequence ATGGCTTATACAACAGAAAATCAGTCTAGCTTTCGTGTGAAGATTCAGCGTTTTGGTGGCTATTTAAGCGGAATGATTATGCCGAATATTGGGGCATTTATTGCGTGGGGAATTATTACGGCGCTATTTATCCCGGAAGGATGGCTGCCAAATGAAGCGTTTGCGAAACTTGTCAGTCCAATGATTACGTATTTATTGCCACTATTAATTGGTTATACGGGTGGCAAAATGATTTACGATGTTCGCGGCGGCGTCGTCGGTGCCACAGCGACAATGGGAGTCATTGTCGGTTCGGAAATTCCGATGTTTCTAGGAGCAATGATTATGGGACCACTCGGTGGTTACCTAATCAAAAAGTTTGACCAGCTGATTCAAGGGAAAGTGAAACAAGGCTTTGAAATGCTAGTCAATAACTTTTCCGCCGGAATTATTGGCGGGCTATTAACATTAATTGCATTCAAAGGGATTGGACCAGTTGTTTCGGCAATTAGCAAAACGTTAGCAGCAGGTGTAGAAAAAATTGTTGATTGGCACTTATTGCCATTGGCGAATATTTTTATTGAACCAGCAAAAGTTTTATTCCTAAATAATGCGATTAACCATGGAATTTTAAGCCCGCTTGGTATTGAACAAGCGGCGAAAACAGGAAAATCGATTTTATTCCTACTTGAAACAAATCCGGGACCAGGTCTTGGTATTCTACTGGCATATTGGTTGTTTGGAAAAGGAACGGCAAAACAATCCGCACCGGGAGCTGCAATCATTCATTTCTTAGGCGGGATTCATGAAATTTACTTCCCATATATTTTGATGAAACCGATTTTAATTTTAGCTGCAATGGCTGGTGGAGTTAGTGGAGTATTAACATTTACCATCTTCCATGCTGGGCTTGTAGCGGTTCCATCCCCAGGAAGTATTTTTGCACTATTAGCGATGACGCCAAAAGGAAACTACCTTGGGGTATTGGCAGGGGTATTTGTCGCTGCGGCGGTGTCATTCTTTGTCGCATCTATTTTCTTAAAGTCGGCGAAAAATACTGAAGAAGAAGATATCACAAAAGCGGCTGAAAAGATGCAACAATTAAAAGGCAAAAAGAGCGATGTTGTTGCTGTGTTGAAAAATGAAGAAAAAGCAGCCCCAGCTAACGTAAGAAAAATCGTATTCGCTTGTGATGCAGGAATGGGTTCTAGTGCGATGGGAGCATCTATTCTGAGAAATAAAGTGCAAAAAGCTGGATTAAATATTGAAGTAACGAATACGGCAATTAACCAACTTCCGCCAGATGCAGATATCGTCATCACCCATCAAAATTTAACGGATCGCGCAAAAGAAAAATTGCCAAACGCTTTCCATGTATCAGTGGAAAATTTCTTGAACAGTCCTAAATATGACGAGCTTATCGAAATGTTAAAGAATAAAGGGTAA